From Rhodoferax sp. AJA081-3, the proteins below share one genomic window:
- a CDS encoding ABC-F family ATP-binding cassette domain-containing protein codes for MITLKNITLRRGAKVVLDSTSVTLNPGEKVGLVGRNGAGKSSLFALLNGSLHEDAGEYYIPTQWRMGQVAQDMPETSQSATDFVVEGDTVLLAAQQEVTASEATEDYDRMAHAYMALQDAGAHDAPARAQALILGLGFKTTELTNPVDSFSGGWRMRLQLARALMCPSDLLLLDEPTNHLDLDALVWLEAWLKKYEGTMVVISHDREFLDAVTNVTLHIDAGKLVRYGGNYSKFEDLRSEQMALQQTAFAKQQDKIAHLQKFIARFKAKASKAKQAQSRVKALDRMEKIAPLLSEADFTFEFKEPANLPNPMLSMSGVSFGYPPPEDAPDGTPHTVIVRNVSKSVLAGQRIGILGANGQGKSTLVKTVARDLAAIGGEITEGKGLNIGYFAQQELDVLRPADNPLEHMIRLVKEMTAAGKIGGQQTREQDLRSFLGTFNFGGDMVKQAVGSMSGGEKARLVLCMIVWQRPNLLLLDEPTNHLDLATREALSMALNEFEGTVMLVSHDRALLRAVCDEFWMVSRGGVEPFDGDLDDYQRYLLDEAKRQREEAKEAAKAPAKAAVQAAAVATASKPKAKGDTSPKAKKELQEVEARMETLNTQGASLESRLSTNPHPTEIAEIGRNLKLVNDELAQLEDKWLELSSRVEA; via the coding sequence ATGATCACCTTAAAAAATATCACCCTGCGCCGCGGCGCCAAGGTCGTACTGGACAGCACATCCGTCACCCTGAACCCCGGCGAAAAGGTCGGACTGGTGGGCCGCAACGGCGCTGGCAAATCCTCGCTGTTTGCATTGCTCAACGGCTCACTGCACGAAGATGCAGGTGAGTACTACATCCCCACCCAATGGCGCATGGGCCAGGTCGCACAGGACATGCCGGAAACGAGCCAGTCCGCTACCGACTTTGTAGTCGAAGGCGACACCGTGCTGCTGGCAGCACAACAAGAAGTGACCGCGTCCGAAGCCACCGAAGACTATGACCGCATGGCCCACGCCTACATGGCACTGCAAGACGCAGGCGCCCACGACGCTCCGGCCCGCGCCCAAGCGCTGATCCTGGGCCTGGGTTTCAAGACCACGGAACTGACTAACCCGGTGGACAGCTTCTCCGGCGGCTGGCGCATGCGCCTGCAACTGGCCCGCGCGCTGATGTGCCCGTCCGACCTGCTGCTGCTGGACGAACCCACCAACCACTTGGACTTGGACGCCCTGGTCTGGCTGGAAGCCTGGCTCAAGAAATACGAAGGCACCATGGTCGTCATCAGCCACGACCGCGAATTTCTGGACGCCGTGACCAATGTCACGCTGCACATCGACGCCGGCAAGCTGGTGCGCTACGGCGGCAACTACAGCAAGTTTGAAGACCTGCGCTCCGAACAAATGGCATTGCAGCAGACCGCGTTTGCCAAGCAGCAGGACAAAATCGCCCACCTGCAGAAGTTCATTGCCCGCTTCAAGGCCAAGGCCAGCAAGGCCAAACAGGCGCAAAGCCGCGTCAAGGCGCTGGACCGCATGGAGAAGATTGCACCGCTGCTCAGCGAGGCAGACTTCACCTTCGAGTTCAAGGAACCGGCCAACCTGCCCAACCCCATGTTGTCCATGAGCGGCGTGAGTTTTGGCTACCCACCGCCTGAAGATGCGCCTGATGGCACGCCGCATACCGTCATCGTGCGCAACGTCAGCAAGTCCGTGCTGGCGGGCCAGCGTATCGGAATTCTGGGCGCCAACGGCCAGGGTAAATCCACACTGGTGAAAACCGTGGCGCGAGACCTGGCAGCCATCGGTGGCGAGATTACCGAAGGCAAGGGCCTGAATATTGGCTACTTTGCCCAGCAAGAATTGGATGTGCTGCGTCCCGCCGACAACCCGCTGGAACACATGATCCGCCTGGTCAAGGAAATGACGGCGGCTGGCAAGATCGGTGGCCAACAAACGCGTGAACAAGACCTGCGTAGCTTCCTGGGCACCTTCAACTTTGGTGGCGACATGGTCAAGCAGGCCGTGGGCAGCATGAGTGGGGGTGAAAAAGCCCGCCTGGTGTTGTGCATGATCGTCTGGCAGCGCCCCAACCTCTTGCTGCTGGATGAGCCAACCAACCACCTGGATTTGGCAACCCGCGAAGCACTGTCCATGGCACTCAACGAGTTCGAAGGCACCGTGATGCTGGTCAGCCACGACCGTGCACTGCTGCGTGCGGTGTGTGACGAGTTCTGGATGGTGTCGCGCGGCGGTGTGGAACCGTTTGATGGCGACCTGGACGACTACCAGCGTTACCTGCTGGACGAGGCCAAACGCCAGCGCGAAGAAGCCAAGGAAGCCGCCAAGGCGCCTGCAAAAGCCGCTGTGCAGGCCGCTGCGGTCGCCACGGCCAGCAAGCCCAAGGCCAAGGGCGACACCTCGCCCAAAGCCAAGAAGGAATTGCAAGAGGTGGAAGCGCGCATGGAAACGCTCAACACCCAAGGTGCTTCGCTGGAAAGCCGCCTGTCAACCAACCCACACCCGACTGAGATTGCCGAGATCGGCCGCAACCTGAAGCTGGTCAATGACGAACTGGCGCAGCTGGAAGACAAGTGGCTGGAGTTGTCCAGCCGCGTGGAGGCCTGA
- a CDS encoding DUF2971 domain-containing protein, whose translation MTDADIANMETTLRTNKLRAAELISEVSQSVAESIAASYRVYCLGPDVKNLLMWAHYGDSHKGICLEFSLRNAIMCTALRCEYLDEFPLVDVHSNDVEDQMRVLLAKGRPWEYEKEYRLVAQERNQAVTQDALLTDGDNLKLPDGALTAVIVGCQGDFDQVQALVSRVAPAIAVKRAVRVPNRYQIEIVGYRPRL comes from the coding sequence ATGACCGACGCGGACATCGCGAACATGGAAACAACTTTGCGAACCAACAAACTGCGCGCCGCTGAACTGATTTCGGAAGTGTCTCAAAGTGTCGCCGAATCAATTGCAGCAAGCTACCGTGTGTATTGCCTAGGGCCAGACGTAAAAAATTTGCTTATGTGGGCACACTATGGGGACTCCCACAAAGGTATTTGTCTCGAATTCAGCTTGCGCAATGCAATTATGTGCACTGCGCTCCGATGCGAGTATCTAGATGAGTTCCCGCTAGTTGATGTTCACTCCAATGACGTTGAAGACCAAATGCGGGTTTTGTTGGCAAAGGGGCGGCCATGGGAGTACGAAAAGGAGTACCGCCTTGTGGCGCAGGAGAGAAACCAAGCCGTGACCCAAGATGCATTGCTGACGGATGGTGACAACCTGAAATTGCCTGATGGCGCTCTAACAGCAGTAATCGTTGGCTGCCAAGGCGACTTTGATCAAGTACAGGCGCTCGTGTCCAGGGTTGCCCCAGCGATTGCCGTTAAGCGCGCCGTGCGTGTTCCCAATCGATACCAAATCGAGATAGTTGGTTACCGCCCAAGGCTTTAG
- a CDS encoding ThiF family adenylyltransferase has protein sequence MTPADGDDADVVRRFSGMERLYGMEPARAIRESHVAVVGIGGVGSWVAEALARSGVGRLTLIDLDHVAESNINRQVHALSSTVGMAKIIAMQERIALINPACTVVCVDAFVEPDNWPAVLPSDVDAVVDACDQIKAKTAMADWARRGKALFISVGAAGGKRHAHKVDIADLSETTHDPLLAQMRYRLRKAHNAPKEGKRIGVTCVFSREAVKAADASCQVEQGDNSLNCHGYGSAVSVTATFGMCAAGWVLDKISETHKTGN, from the coding sequence ATGACTCCTGCCGATGGCGATGATGCCGACGTCGTTCGGCGTTTCTCCGGCATGGAGCGCCTCTATGGCATGGAGCCTGCCCGTGCCATACGGGAGTCTCACGTGGCGGTGGTGGGTATTGGTGGTGTAGGCTCCTGGGTTGCCGAAGCACTTGCACGCAGTGGTGTCGGTCGCCTGACGCTGATTGACCTGGACCATGTGGCCGAGTCCAATATCAACCGCCAAGTGCATGCGCTCAGCTCCACCGTGGGCATGGCCAAGATCATCGCCATGCAAGAGCGTATCGCGCTGATTAATCCCGCGTGTACAGTTGTCTGTGTAGATGCCTTTGTCGAGCCCGACAACTGGCCCGCCGTTTTGCCAAGCGATGTGGATGCTGTTGTGGATGCCTGTGACCAGATCAAGGCCAAGACGGCCATGGCCGATTGGGCGCGGCGCGGCAAAGCGCTATTCATATCCGTAGGTGCTGCCGGGGGCAAACGCCATGCCCACAAGGTCGACATCGCCGACCTGAGCGAAACCACACACGACCCGCTGCTGGCGCAAATGCGCTACCGCCTGCGCAAGGCACACAACGCGCCGAAAGAAGGCAAGCGTATCGGCGTCACCTGTGTCTTCAGCCGTGAGGCCGTCAAGGCTGCCGATGCATCTTGCCAGGTAGAGCAGGGCGACAACTCGCTCAACTGCCATGGCTACGGCTCTGCAGTGTCGGTCACGGCGACCTTTGGCATGTGTGCCGCGGGTTGGGTACTCGATAAAATTTCAGAGACCCACAAAACCGGCAATTAA
- the ybgF gene encoding tol-pal system protein YbgF, which produces MKTRAWSTSVVQLSRVAAAAAVMVACMGQASAGLFDDEEARKAILDLRQKVQLTEQKLAEETRRATDESAQLQRSLIDLQGQLDAVRTELAKMRGQDEQMARDVAELQRQQKDAVQNVDERLRRFEPSRLTVDGREFLADPAEKRDYDAAMTTFRKGEFAAAQLVFVDFLNRYPKTGFRPSALFWLGNAQYATKDYKDALASFRALVAMGGDHMRVPEAILAIANCQLELKDNKGARKTLDDLVANYPSSEAAQAAKDRLARLR; this is translated from the coding sequence ATGAAAACACGCGCCTGGTCCACGTCTGTCGTGCAGTTGAGCCGCGTGGCGGCCGCTGCTGCTGTGATGGTGGCTTGTATGGGCCAGGCCTCTGCAGGTCTTTTCGATGACGAAGAGGCGCGCAAGGCCATTCTGGATTTGCGGCAAAAGGTCCAATTGACTGAGCAGAAGCTGGCCGAAGAAACCCGGCGTGCGACGGATGAGTCGGCACAGCTTCAGCGTAGCCTGATCGACCTGCAAGGCCAGTTGGACGCGGTGCGTACAGAATTGGCCAAAATGCGTGGTCAGGATGAACAAATGGCCCGTGATGTGGCAGAGCTGCAGCGCCAGCAAAAAGATGCTGTCCAAAACGTGGACGAACGTCTGCGCAGGTTCGAGCCTTCACGCCTGACGGTGGATGGCCGCGAATTCCTGGCCGATCCGGCGGAGAAGCGTGACTATGACGCTGCCATGACCACCTTCCGCAAGGGCGAATTTGCTGCGGCGCAGTTGGTTTTTGTGGATTTTCTCAACCGTTATCCCAAGACCGGGTTCCGGCCCTCTGCGTTGTTCTGGTTGGGCAATGCCCAATACGCGACCAAAGACTACAAAGACGCCCTGGCGAGCTTTCGTGCGCTGGTCGCCATGGGCGGTGACCACATGCGTGTGCCCGAGGCCATATTGGCCATCGCCAATTGCCAGCTGGAGTTGAAGGACAACAAGGGCGCCCGCAAGACACTGGATGACCTGGTCGCCAACTACCCGTCCTCCGAGGCCGCACAGGCTGCCAAGGACCGTCTGGCGCGTTTGCGCTGA
- the pal gene encoding peptidoglycan-associated lipoprotein Pal codes for MKQLVLAAAVAVFLSACSSTKLDTVPVEDKSGTNVTTPGGPGTGGVGERVVTPVALDKSKVPDVANRVVYFDYDSYAIRPEFQALIETNAKLIKADKSKKIAIEGHTDERGGREYNLALGQKRAEAVRRAMGLLGVPDSQLEAVSFGKEKPAVMGSTEDAFAKNRRAEISYR; via the coding sequence ATGAAACAATTGGTATTGGCGGCAGCTGTCGCTGTTTTCTTGAGTGCTTGCAGTTCGACCAAATTGGATACGGTTCCCGTTGAAGATAAATCGGGAACCAATGTCACAACACCCGGTGGTCCTGGCACCGGCGGCGTGGGCGAACGTGTAGTCACTCCCGTGGCTCTGGATAAAAGCAAGGTGCCCGATGTCGCCAACCGTGTGGTCTATTTTGACTACGACAGTTATGCCATCCGCCCTGAATTCCAGGCACTCATTGAGACCAATGCCAAGCTGATCAAGGCCGACAAGTCCAAGAAGATCGCCATCGAAGGCCACACCGACGAGCGCGGTGGCCGTGAGTACAACCTGGCCCTGGGTCAAAAACGTGCCGAGGCCGTTCGCCGCGCCATGGGCCTGCTGGGCGTGCCCGATAGCCAGTTGGAGGCAGTGAGCTTTGGCAAGGAGAAGCCTGCAGTCATGGGCTCGACCGAAGACGCCTTTGCCAAGAACCGTCGCGCTGAAATCTCGTACCGATGA
- the tolB gene encoding Tol-Pal system beta propeller repeat protein TolB translates to MLKRHLLILITSLVCSSAFAQFRVEVSGVGLTQVPIAIATFRGDESAPQKIASIVQADLERSGQFRAVDSSGAAMDEGSRPEVSTWRQKGADALVTGSITRLADGRFDVRMRLWDVVRGQDMGGQSYAVVAGDLRLVAHRIADFVYEKMTGDKGIFSTRIAYVTKVGQSYNLWVADADGESAQSALNSAEPIISPSWAPNGQQLAYVSFESRKPVIFVHDVATGKRRLVANFKGSNSAPAWSPDGKTLAATLTRDGGSQLYLMDATGGEPRRLAQNSSIDTEPTFTTNGRSIYFVSDRGGAPQIYRMPSTGGNAERVTFTGTYNISPSLSPDGKWLAYISRVSGVFKLHVMDLATGATNAITDTTADENPSFSPNGRLIIYATQQQGREALMTTTVDGKIKARLAGQNGDIREPDWGPMQK, encoded by the coding sequence ATGTTGAAGCGTCACCTGTTAATTTTGATAACCAGCCTGGTTTGCAGCTCTGCCTTTGCGCAGTTCCGTGTGGAGGTCTCCGGTGTGGGGCTGACCCAGGTTCCGATTGCCATTGCCACCTTCCGTGGCGACGAATCAGCCCCTCAGAAGATAGCGAGTATTGTCCAGGCCGACCTGGAACGCAGTGGGCAGTTCCGCGCGGTGGACAGCAGTGGCGCAGCCATGGATGAAGGCTCCCGGCCAGAGGTTTCGACCTGGCGCCAAAAAGGGGCGGATGCCCTGGTCACCGGCAGCATCACCCGCCTGGCCGATGGCCGTTTTGATGTGCGCATGCGCCTGTGGGATGTGGTACGTGGGCAGGACATGGGTGGCCAGAGTTATGCCGTAGTTGCGGGCGATTTGCGCCTGGTGGCCCACCGCATCGCAGACTTTGTGTATGAAAAAATGACCGGCGACAAGGGCATTTTCTCCACCCGTATTGCCTATGTGACCAAGGTTGGCCAGAGCTACAACCTGTGGGTGGCCGATGCCGATGGTGAAAGTGCACAAAGTGCACTCAACAGTGCGGAGCCAATCATTTCGCCGTCCTGGGCGCCCAACGGCCAGCAACTGGCCTATGTCTCGTTTGAGTCACGCAAGCCCGTGATTTTTGTGCACGACGTGGCTACCGGAAAACGTCGCCTGGTGGCCAATTTCAAGGGTTCCAATAGCGCACCCGCGTGGTCGCCAGACGGAAAAACCCTCGCGGCGACCCTCACACGCGACGGCGGCTCTCAGCTGTATCTGATGGACGCCACGGGTGGCGAGCCCAGGCGCCTGGCCCAAAACAGCTCCATCGACACAGAACCCACGTTCACGACCAATGGCAGGTCCATCTATTTCGTCAGCGACCGCGGCGGTGCGCCACAGATTTACCGCATGCCGTCAACGGGCGGCAACGCAGAACGTGTTACTTTTACCGGCACTTACAATATTTCTCCGTCTTTGAGTCCGGACGGCAAATGGCTGGCCTATATTTCTCGCGTAAGTGGTGTGTTCAAACTACACGTCATGGACCTGGCGACGGGTGCCACCAATGCCATCACGGACACAACGGCCGACGAGAACCCCAGTTTTTCTCCCAACGGACGACTCATCATCTACGCCACCCAGCAACAAGGTCGCGAAGCGCTGATGACAACCACAGTGGACGGAAAGATCAAGGCCCGCCTGGCGGGTCAAAATGGTGATATTCGGGAGCCCGATTGGGGCCCCATGCAAAAGTAA
- a CDS encoding glycosyltransferase family 2 protein, producing the protein MNASPLVSVVITTYNRSDAVLAVLAGLTRQTDSQFEVVVADDGSRAEHQVAVLQSPAAKALRVTHVWHPDVGFTASRVRNLGVAASRGAYIVFLDGDCVPEVDFIAQHKRLAQPGFFVNGSRVLLSPALSSQVLNGVELIIGRSIWYWLGQRVRGHASKLTGLLRLPDMPWRNSKIFSWKGIRSCNLGCWRTDFERVNGFDESFVGWGHEDADFVLRLHNSGVARKNGFCATEVFHLWHQEAARNQESHNAAVVKARATTTVTQPTLGYAKERINDDVLITTLG; encoded by the coding sequence ATGAATGCTTCCCCACTTGTTTCCGTGGTCATCACGACCTACAACCGCAGTGACGCCGTGCTGGCGGTTCTGGCCGGTTTAACACGCCAGACGGATAGCCAATTTGAGGTAGTCGTGGCGGACGACGGCTCCCGCGCCGAGCACCAGGTCGCTGTTCTGCAGTCCCCCGCAGCAAAGGCACTGCGCGTGACCCATGTGTGGCACCCAGACGTTGGTTTTACCGCGTCGCGTGTTCGCAACCTTGGTGTGGCCGCGTCACGCGGGGCCTACATTGTGTTCCTCGACGGAGACTGTGTTCCCGAGGTGGACTTCATCGCCCAGCACAAACGATTGGCGCAGCCCGGTTTTTTTGTGAATGGCAGCCGCGTATTGTTATCCCCCGCATTGAGCAGCCAGGTGTTGAATGGAGTGGAACTAATCATCGGACGGTCGATCTGGTACTGGCTGGGTCAAAGGGTGCGTGGGCACGCCAGTAAACTAACGGGCCTGCTGCGCCTTCCGGATATGCCATGGCGCAACAGCAAAATTTTTTCGTGGAAAGGCATACGCAGTTGCAACTTGGGATGCTGGCGTACGGACTTTGAGCGGGTAAACGGATTTGATGAGTCGTTTGTGGGCTGGGGCCATGAGGATGCGGACTTTGTCTTGCGATTGCACAACAGTGGGGTGGCACGCAAGAACGGTTTTTGTGCGACCGAGGTGTTTCACCTGTGGCACCAGGAGGCGGCGCGCAACCAGGAGTCACACAACGCTGCTGTCGTGAAGGCCCGTGCCACGACGACCGTAACCCAGCCAACATTGGGTTACGCAAAAGAACGGATCAACGATGATGTGCTCATCACAACACTGGGATAA
- a CDS encoding glycosyltransferase family 2 protein, with protein MSKISVYIIAFNEAEKVAATIESVQWADEVVLVDSWSTDGTPEIATRLGAKVVQVDFNGFGALRNSALAACSHEWIFSLDADERCTPQAEQEIRAITNDPNAADVYWMPRRNYFMGRWIKHSGWYPNYRQPQLFRNGAMEYDLKPVHEGYVLKTSKPIGHLQNAIWQFPFKNMAEVMHKSNRYSTLGAEKIKHKKISMGSALGHGVWSFAKHYIFKLGFLDGWAGFVIALGNFEGTFYRYVKAIEIQKGAAWQAPKHPTSNG; from the coding sequence ATGAGCAAAATTTCCGTCTATATCATCGCCTTCAACGAAGCCGAAAAAGTTGCCGCCACCATAGAAAGCGTGCAATGGGCCGATGAAGTGGTGCTGGTGGATTCCTGGAGCACCGATGGCACACCGGAGATTGCCACTCGCTTGGGCGCCAAGGTTGTGCAGGTCGATTTCAATGGCTTTGGTGCATTGCGCAACAGCGCCCTCGCCGCCTGCTCACACGAATGGATTTTCAGCCTGGATGCGGATGAGCGTTGCACGCCGCAGGCCGAACAAGAGATCCGCGCCATCACCAACGACCCGAATGCTGCCGACGTCTACTGGATGCCGCGGCGCAACTACTTCATGGGTCGCTGGATCAAACACTCTGGCTGGTACCCCAACTACCGCCAACCCCAGTTGTTCCGCAACGGTGCGATGGAATACGACCTGAAGCCGGTGCATGAAGGTTACGTGCTGAAGACAAGCAAACCCATTGGCCATTTGCAAAATGCCATCTGGCAGTTTCCGTTCAAGAACATGGCCGAGGTCATGCACAAGTCCAACCGCTATTCGACACTGGGTGCAGAGAAGATCAAACACAAGAAGATCAGCATGGGCAGCGCATTGGGCCATGGCGTGTGGTCCTTCGCCAAGCACTACATCTTCAAACTCGGCTTCCTCGACGGTTGGGCCGGTTTTGTCATTGCGTTGGGTAATTTTGAAGGCACCTTCTACCGCTACGTAAAAGCCATAGAAATTCAAAAAGGCGCCGCATGGCAAGCGCCCAAACACCCCACCAGCAATGGTTGA
- a CDS encoding O-antigen ligase — translation MVDTTTKWNVRLFVVCLAALSVSLPIAWISLAKVLLFVLGLVYLITSHWTRHRDTALQRLWTTYAVLGSMVVFAFSLLWTDADMESALYSLVKHAKLMGILLVVYFVRTVHEARMGLLFYAGGQGFLLLSSWLLFVGIPVPWVADTATGNVVFSTYLDQSIMLAAAAAVFWHLRQDGLWPRWLGAAAALLALANALLLLEGRTGYLVALTTLTMGLVWAMPRRFRLVTLVVSPLVVLMGLLLVSAQVQERVTKIVSESVNYSKSQQVAAEDSSGWRLNAWRRSLQAIDAKPFNGHGVGAWTPAVKQFEDSKTATRLFGEGNHSNPHQEYLLWGVELGVGGLILLVALMACMARDALRFPDNIQRATLSVLAAMAVACLFNSTLYDDWIGDFFCISLGLLLAAGVRSTPHTSLP, via the coding sequence ATGGTTGACACAACCACCAAGTGGAACGTCCGCCTGTTCGTGGTGTGTCTGGCGGCGCTGTCGGTCAGCCTGCCCATAGCCTGGATCAGTCTCGCCAAGGTCTTGTTGTTTGTCCTGGGGTTGGTGTATTTGATAACCAGTCACTGGACCCGGCACCGTGATACCGCACTGCAGCGGCTCTGGACGACATACGCCGTTCTGGGCAGCATGGTGGTGTTCGCTTTCAGCCTGCTGTGGACCGATGCCGACATGGAGTCTGCTCTTTATAGCCTTGTAAAACACGCCAAGTTGATGGGTATCCTGTTGGTGGTGTATTTCGTGCGTACGGTGCACGAAGCACGTATGGGCTTGCTGTTTTATGCAGGTGGCCAGGGCTTTTTGTTGCTCAGTTCTTGGTTGCTGTTTGTGGGTATCCCCGTACCCTGGGTGGCTGACACGGCGACCGGCAATGTCGTTTTTTCCACCTACCTCGACCAATCCATCATGCTTGCGGCCGCTGCTGCAGTCTTTTGGCATCTGCGCCAGGATGGTCTTTGGCCCCGTTGGCTGGGTGCAGCCGCGGCGTTGTTGGCCTTGGCCAATGCATTGTTGTTGTTGGAAGGCCGAACCGGCTATCTGGTTGCTTTGACCACATTGACCATGGGTTTGGTGTGGGCCATGCCCCGGCGTTTCCGCTTGGTGACCCTGGTGGTGTCACCCCTGGTCGTACTGATGGGCCTGTTGCTGGTGTCGGCACAGGTGCAGGAGCGCGTCACCAAGATCGTCAGCGAAAGCGTGAACTACTCAAAAAGCCAGCAAGTAGCAGCCGAGGACTCTTCCGGTTGGCGTTTGAATGCCTGGCGCAGATCCCTGCAAGCCATAGATGCCAAACCCTTCAACGGCCATGGCGTCGGCGCCTGGACTCCCGCCGTTAAGCAGTTCGAAGACAGCAAGACCGCAACCCGCCTGTTTGGCGAAGGCAACCACAGCAACCCGCACCAGGAATATTTGTTGTGGGGGGTCGAACTGGGTGTGGGTGGTCTGATCCTATTGGTGGCGTTGATGGCCTGTATGGCGCGGGATGCCCTTCGCTTCCCAGACAACATCCAGCGCGCTACCTTGTCGGTGCTGGCGGCCATGGCGGTAGCCTGTCTGTTCAATTCGACCTTGTACGACGACTGGATTGGTGATTTCTTCTGCATCAGTTTGGGTCTATTGCTTGCCGCGGGGGTGCGCAGCACACCACACACATCACTGCCATGA
- the msbA gene encoding lipid A export permease/ATP-binding protein MsbA, producing MTTELPDTETPAQPAPPSTSLLQRLRPLWPYFGKSPATWAVVALCTIVGASTEPMIPAVIDLLLERGFVKRELDLWTVPAMFVSIFAVRGLAGYVAQLGLSSITNNGLTALRSAMFKKVLQAQLQLFSAESSSSLSNAIVYETQTGAAMLVNSLLSLTRNALTLVAMMAYLLFLNWQLTLIVIAVFPAVAWVMRKLTSRLHKLTKANQQATDSLAYVVEENVLAHKDIRLYSAQTSQAVRFDKLGESLRHLAMKSTVAGAAMTPMTQMLAAMALSAVIAVALAQSTSSGTTVGGFMAFVVAMLMIIAPIRQLSEVSSPIIRGLVALERGLALIHATPNETEGTFAKSRATGDIVFTQVGVQYASGSAPVISQLDLSVASGETIAIVGASGAGKSTLVNLLPRFVDASTGSISLDGHALADWNLQSLRSQFAFVSQHVIMLNDSIAANVALGMDLNRSKVTECLRAGNLGGLIGDLPQGIDTVVGHNAMQLSGGQRQRLAIARALYKDAPILILDEATSALDTESERAVQEALQGLMRNRTTLVIAHRLSTVMHADRIVTMDAGRIVEIGNHQELLDKNGHYARLYQMGLESFVAKDAPVLTA from the coding sequence ATGACAACAGAACTACCCGATACCGAGACGCCCGCACAACCGGCGCCGCCCTCAACAAGCCTGTTGCAGCGCCTACGACCGCTGTGGCCCTACTTTGGCAAGTCACCCGCCACCTGGGCGGTGGTAGCGCTGTGCACCATTGTGGGTGCATCCACAGAACCCATGATTCCCGCGGTGATTGATTTGTTGCTCGAACGCGGGTTTGTGAAGCGAGAACTTGATCTGTGGACCGTGCCTGCGATGTTTGTGTCCATATTTGCGGTGCGTGGCCTGGCCGGCTACGTTGCGCAGCTGGGTCTGTCCAGCATCACCAACAATGGCTTGACGGCTTTGCGCAGTGCCATGTTCAAGAAGGTGCTCCAGGCGCAGTTGCAACTGTTCTCTGCAGAGAGCTCCAGCTCCCTATCCAACGCTATCGTCTACGAGACCCAAACCGGCGCCGCGATGTTGGTGAACTCATTGCTCAGCCTGACACGCAATGCGTTGACGCTGGTCGCCATGATGGCCTACCTGCTGTTTTTGAATTGGCAACTGACGCTGATTGTGATTGCGGTTTTTCCGGCGGTCGCCTGGGTGATGCGCAAACTCACATCACGCCTGCACAAGCTCACCAAGGCCAACCAACAAGCCACAGACAGCCTGGCCTACGTCGTGGAAGAGAACGTGCTGGCACACAAGGACATCCGGCTGTATTCGGCCCAAACCTCACAGGCCGTTCGGTTTGACAAGCTGGGCGAATCACTGCGGCACTTGGCCATGAAGTCAACCGTCGCAGGCGCTGCCATGACACCGATGACGCAAATGTTGGCTGCGATGGCCCTCTCCGCAGTCATCGCGGTAGCGCTGGCCCAGAGTACGAGTAGCGGAACCACCGTCGGTGGTTTTATGGCCTTTGTCGTAGCCATGCTGATGATCATCGCGCCGATTCGGCAGCTGTCGGAAGTATCCAGCCCCATCATCCGTGGGCTGGTCGCGTTGGAACGGGGTTTAGCACTGATCCACGCAACCCCCAATGAAACCGAAGGCACGTTTGCCAAGTCACGTGCCACGGGCGACATCGTCTTCACCCAGGTTGGTGTGCAATACGCCTCCGGTTCAGCCCCCGTCATCAGCCAGCTCGATCTGTCCGTTGCGTCCGGTGAAACGATTGCCATCGTTGGCGCTTCGGGCGCCGGCAAATCCACGCTGGTCAACCTGTTGCCACGTTTTGTAGACGCCAGCACGGGCAGCATCTCCCTGGACGGTCATGCGCTTGCGGACTGGAACTTGCAGTCCCTGCGCTCCCAGTTTGCTTTCGTCAGCCAGCATGTCATCATGCTCAACGACAGCATTGCTGCCAATGTCGCATTGGGCATGGACTTGAACCGCAGCAAGGTAACGGAGTGCCTGCGCGCCGGCAATCTGGGAGGCTTGATCGGCGATCTGCCACAGGGCATAGACACCGTGGTGGGACACAACGCCATGCAGCTGTCGGGCGGCCAGCGCCAGCGCCTGGCCATTGCCCGTGCGCTATACAAAGACGCACCGATTTTGATACTGGACGAAGCCACGTCTGCGCTGGACACCGAATCCGAACGTGCGGTTCAAGAAGCCCTGCAGGGTCTGATGCGCAACCGCACCACGCTGGTGATCGCCCACCGCTTGTCCACGGTCATGCATGCGGACCGCATTGTCACCATGGACGCGGGTCGTATTGTGGAAATAGGCAACCACCAGGAATTGCTGGACAAAAACGGCCACTATGCGCGGCTGTACCAGATGGGGCTGGAATCCTTCGTCGCCAAAGACGCGCCGGTCCTAACGGCCTGA